A window from Brassica napus cultivar Da-Ae unplaced genomic scaffold, Da-Ae ScsIHWf_232;HRSCAF=398, whole genome shotgun sequence encodes these proteins:
- the LOC111213888 gene encoding uncharacterized protein At4g04775-like isoform X3, with protein sequence MGRYSYSQPSSSSASVDITSLLEAEAQIYADEAQSSFGNGEPFQNQPQPEGDDGIPTICYCGSEPVVATAYTKKDPGRRYFTCNNVVDGATHIWKWLDDAVLEEMRDFQTEIRRLKEAVAEREQKLLLLEKTLYDAGKETTRVKLMVCLLVVIGLVILVLHGVAAKASMGTILSHVQWRKK encoded by the exons ATGGGAAGGTATAGCTATAGCCAGCCGTCCTCATCATCAGCGTCCGTCGACATCACCTCACTTCTCGAAGCTGAAGCTCAGATCTACGCCGATGAAGCTCAGAGTAGCTTCGGTAATGGAGAGCCGTTTCAGAACCAACCTCAACCTGAGGGGGATGATGGCATCCCGACGATCTGCTACTGTGGGAGTGAGCCGGTTGTTGCTACAGCCTACACGAAAAAAGATCCAGGCCGTAGGTATTTCACCTGCAACAATGTCGTTGATGGAGCCACTCACATCTGGAAGTGGTTGGATGACGCGGTCTTGGAGGAGATGAGGGACTTTCAGACGGAGATAAGAAGGCTTAAGGAAGCAGTTGCAGAGAGAGAGCAGAAGCTGCTGCTGCTAGAGAAGACTTTGTACGACGCAGGAAAGGAAACCACACGAGTTAAGCTAATGGTGTGCCTGCTAGTGGTCATAGGTTTGGTAATCTTGGTTCTACATG GAGTAGCTGCGAAGGCTTCAATGGGGACTATTCTATCACATGTCCAATGGCGAAAAAAGTAA
- the LOC111213888 gene encoding glutathione S-transferase T3-like isoform X2: MSGYRHLLFSQMPVDLESPEPFWLGSQTPDDSPSEISPECPSQIPPECPSQVPGQSRRQVPGQSRRQVPEESVKTFPDRRKYTPKEDRILIGAWLNTSKDPLVGNEQRAVAFWKRIVDYYNASPQLVGEVPREVTSCKQRWSRINHEVSRFTGCYNQALREQRSGQNDDDVIKAAYDIFFTKYDTKFTLDHCWRELRHEQKWASTYMAKDGGKEKRRPVVDLDGPEENVVGEDEDRPVGVKAAKGASKKKKSGRDEELSKLQGVLELKEKLSRNKVLDRLLAKKEPLSEIETTLKMKLMSEML; the protein is encoded by the coding sequence ATGTCGGGTTATAGACACCTTCTGTTCAGTCAAATGCCAGTAGATCTTGAATCACCCGAGCCTTTTTGGCTTGGGTCTCAAACTCCTGATGATTCTCCTAGCGAAATCTCTCCTGAGTGTCCTAGCCAAATCCCTCCTGAGTGTCCTAGTCAAGTCCCTGGTCAGTCTCGTAGGCAAGTCCCTGGTCAGTCTCGTAGGCAAGTCCCTGAGGAGTCTGTTAAGACCTTTCCAGATAGAAGGAAATATACACCCAAAGAGGATAGGATCCTTATTGGTGCTTGGCTTAACACCAGTAAGGACCCTCTCGTAGGCAACGAGCAGAGAGCTGTTGCTTTCTGGAAGCGTATTGTAGACTACTACAACGCCAGCCCTCAGCTCGTTGGGGAAGTACCGCGGGAGGTTACTTCTTGTAAGCAGAGGTGGTCTAGGATCAATCATGAAGTATCCAGATTCACTGGTTGCTACAACCAGGCGCTGAGGGAGCAGAGAAGCGGccaaaatgatgatgatgtgatCAAAGCTGCTTACGACATATTCTTCACCAAGTACGATACCAAGTTCACACTCGATCACTGCTGGAGAGAGCTCAGGCATGAGCAGAAATGGGCCTCCACATATATGGCTAAGGATGGTGGAAAGGAAAAGCGGAGGCCGGTGGTGGATCTTGACGGACCAGAAGAAAATGTTGTTGGAGAAGATGAGGATAGACCCGTCGGGGTAAAGGCTGCGAAAGGTGccagtaagaagaagaagagtggtcGAGATGAGGAGTTGTCTAAGCTACAAGGCGTTTTGGAACTTAAGGAAAAACTTTCTAGAAATAAAGTCCTTGATCGCTTGCTGGCCAAGAAAGAGCCATTGTCTGAGattgaaacaacactaaaaatgaaGCTTATGTCTGAAATGTTATGA